A section of the Spirochaeta isovalerica genome encodes:
- a CDS encoding ABC transporter permease, translating to MKMLKMKSNLSHLFLPLSVMVLLIIINLIKGADYFTITVVNGALYGNIPNILFGASELVILSIGMTLITAASQGQDISIGVSATITSAVFVWFVLQAGEVTVLTILGGFLLSCAAGLATGAFNGTLVSIFKVQPMVASLILFTGGRSIAFMIDGKLSPILANEISNQIGTVIPGVPIQTPIILTAVFIIIVALVLKTTNLRLYVESVGINRSAARLNGINPKKIIFLTFLIMGVCTAVAGFIAVNKAGRHDSVNLLKLIMMDAILAVAIGGNSLIGGKFSITGSIIGAYTIEMLNRTLLRLEIEPAMIKVFKAVFIIILMVIASPVVRAFAKKTLEKVRSGAFIGNIFKISGAVKPAAEKED from the coding sequence ATGAAAATGCTCAAAATGAAATCGAACCTGTCTCATCTTTTCCTCCCCCTTTCGGTTATGGTATTGCTTATTATCATTAATCTGATAAAAGGGGCCGACTACTTCACCATAACCGTCGTCAATGGCGCCTTATACGGAAATATCCCGAATATCCTCTTTGGAGCTTCGGAACTTGTTATCCTGTCCATTGGCATGACACTGATCACAGCGGCCTCTCAGGGCCAGGACATAAGCATAGGCGTCAGCGCCACTATCACGTCTGCCGTTTTCGTATGGTTCGTTCTCCAGGCCGGAGAAGTCACGGTTCTGACCATTCTGGGAGGTTTTCTCCTGAGCTGCGCCGCAGGCCTGGCAACAGGGGCGTTCAACGGAACTCTGGTCTCCATATTCAAAGTTCAGCCCATGGTCGCCTCACTCATCCTCTTTACGGGAGGCCGATCAATCGCTTTTATGATCGACGGGAAATTGTCCCCCATTCTGGCCAACGAAATATCGAATCAGATCGGGACCGTCATTCCCGGCGTGCCTATACAGACGCCGATTATCCTGACGGCGGTTTTCATCATCATAGTAGCCCTGGTCCTTAAGACAACCAACCTCAGGCTCTATGTGGAATCGGTGGGAATAAACCGGAGCGCGGCGCGTCTGAACGGAATCAATCCCAAAAAGATTATTTTCCTGACCTTTCTGATCATGGGAGTGTGCACGGCCGTCGCCGGTTTCATCGCCGTCAACAAAGCGGGTCGCCATGACAGCGTGAATCTGCTCAAGCTGATCATGATGGATGCCATACTCGCTGTAGCCATAGGCGGGAACTCTCTCATCGGAGGAAAGTTCAGCATCACCGGTTCCATAATCGGAGCCTACACCATTGAGATGCTGAACCGGACCCTTCTGAGGCTGGAAATCGAGCCGGCTATGATTAAGGTATTCAAAGCCGTTTTCATTATCATTCTCATGGTAATCGCTTCTCCGGTTGTCAGGGCCTTTGCAAAGAAAACCCTTGAAAAAGTGCGAAGCGGGGCTTTCATTGGAAACATTTTTAAAATTTCCGGCGCGGTAAAACCGGCCGCAGAGAAGGAGGATTAG
- a CDS encoding ABC transporter permease, with protein sequence MASLKAIKAKTRLSNSNLLFLIAAVIFVLMYIFAIITFPRSFMQFQTFFDLFNLNAPLIIMTLGLSIVMIGGGIDISIGAVCGLVTMACAVLLESQAGSIGGAVFLALAIGIAFGLLQGYLIAYLEIQPFIITLSGLFLAQGLLTTLHKDPINVTRPDFVALRDFDMVISWLGTRNRLGVFIPSEIKPGVIVVVVLLLLLAALMKWSRFGRNVYAVGGNSHSAMMLGINVKKTIFFTYVICGLTAGIAGFVYIMTTGAGNVGNASGAEMKAIASAIIGGTLLNGGVGNLLGAPIGTLTLLIINELIRAAGVQSNYQAIISGLLLYLFIVLQSVVMSLRDRKNITMVLPSWLKSGFHPRVRQRE encoded by the coding sequence ATGGCATCACTGAAGGCAATCAAAGCGAAAACAAGACTATCGAATTCCAATCTTCTGTTTCTCATAGCGGCTGTCATATTCGTGCTCATGTATATCTTTGCCATAATCACTTTTCCCCGAAGCTTTATGCAGTTTCAGACTTTTTTTGACCTCTTTAACCTGAACGCACCGCTCATTATCATGACTCTCGGATTGAGCATCGTCATGATAGGAGGGGGCATCGATATCTCCATAGGCGCCGTTTGCGGTCTGGTAACCATGGCCTGCGCCGTTCTTCTGGAATCGCAAGCGGGGAGCATCGGAGGGGCTGTCTTTCTCGCCCTCGCCATTGGTATCGCATTCGGCCTCCTCCAGGGATACCTTATTGCCTACCTTGAGATACAGCCCTTTATTATAACTCTCTCGGGATTGTTTCTGGCTCAGGGCTTGCTGACAACTCTGCACAAGGATCCGATCAATGTAACAAGACCCGATTTTGTTGCACTGAGAGATTTTGATATGGTGATTTCCTGGCTCGGCACGAGAAACAGACTGGGCGTTTTCATACCCTCGGAGATAAAACCCGGCGTCATAGTCGTCGTGGTACTCCTCCTGCTGCTGGCCGCACTTATGAAATGGTCCCGCTTCGGACGCAACGTCTACGCTGTGGGAGGAAACAGCCACAGCGCCATGATGCTCGGCATCAATGTGAAGAAGACCATATTCTTCACCTATGTGATCTGCGGATTGACCGCAGGAATCGCGGGGTTCGTGTACATCATGACGACAGGAGCGGGCAATGTGGGGAATGCCTCGGGAGCGGAGATGAAGGCCATTGCTTCGGCTATAATCGGCGGTACTCTGCTTAACGGCGGGGTCGGAAACCTGCTCGGCGCTCCTATTGGAACGCTGACCCTTCTGATCATTAACGAGCTGATCCGGGCAGCCGGTGTCCAATCGAACTACCAGGCGATTATAAGCGGCCTGCTGCTCTATTTATTCATTGTATTGCAGAGCGTCGTTATGTCGCTCCGCGACAGGAAAAATATCACAATGGTTCTGCCCTCATGGTTGAAGTCCGGGTTTCATCCCCGGGTCAGGCAAAGGGAATAA
- a CDS encoding GFA family protein: MKYSGSCLCGNIKFEIHGTFESFFFCHCKSCRKDTGSAHGANLFSSRAELKWLKGEKEVKTFDYENSGHIKSFCPNCGSALPNLQMENKLVVVPAGSLDSDVDIKPTGHIYLEEKANWDENLERVPQFQTLPE; encoded by the coding sequence ATGAAGTATTCAGGATCATGCCTCTGCGGAAACATTAAATTTGAAATTCATGGGACTTTTGAAAGCTTTTTCTTCTGTCATTGTAAGTCCTGTCGTAAAGATACCGGTTCAGCTCATGGGGCGAACCTCTTTTCCTCCCGGGCAGAGCTGAAATGGTTGAAAGGTGAAAAGGAAGTAAAGACATTCGATTATGAAAATTCCGGCCACATAAAAAGTTTCTGTCCGAACTGCGGCTCCGCACTTCCGAATCTTCAAATGGAAAACAAGCTTGTGGTCGTTCCTGCCGGAAGTCTGGATTCCGATGTAGATATCAAACCAACGGGACATATATATCTGGAGGAAAAAGCCAACTGGGATGAGAATCTCGAAAGGGTTCCTCAATTTCAGACTTTACCTGAATGA
- a CDS encoding cupin domain-containing protein, whose translation MPILKNKDMKKIELNMEGIKNAVKQTAISPAQGWDGHVMRIFTLGKEGYTPKHEHSWPHINYIIKGEGTLFIDGEERPVEAGDTAFVPGGEMHQFRNTGNEDFSFICIVPEEGDK comes from the coding sequence ATGCCCATATTGAAAAATAAAGATATGAAAAAGATCGAATTGAATATGGAAGGAATCAAAAACGCGGTGAAACAGACGGCCATATCTCCCGCCCAGGGATGGGACGGTCATGTCATGAGAATATTTACTTTGGGAAAAGAAGGATATACGCCTAAGCACGAGCACTCCTGGCCTCATATTAACTATATCATCAAAGGAGAGGGAACACTCTTTATCGATGGTGAAGAAAGACCTGTTGAAGCAGGAGACACGGCTTTTGTGCCCGGCGGAGAGATGCACCAGTTCCGCAATACCGGTAATGAAGATTTCTCCTTTATCTGCATCGTTCCCGAAGAAGGCGATAAGTAA